The sequence below is a genomic window from Piliocolobus tephrosceles isolate RC106 chromosome 8, ASM277652v3, whole genome shotgun sequence.
NNNNNNNNNNNNNNNNNNNNNNNNNNNNNNNNNNNNNNNNNNNNNNNNNNNNNNNNNNNNNNNNNNNNNNNNNNNNNNNNNNNNNNNNNNNNNNNNNNNNNNNNNNNNNNNNNNNNNNNNNNNNNNNNNNNNNNNNNNNNNNNNNNNNNNNNNNNNNNNNNNNNNNNNNNNNNNNNNNNNNNNNNNNNNNNNNNNNNNNNNNNNNNNNNNNNNNNNNNNNNNNNNNNNNNNNNNNNNNNNNNNNNNNNNNNNNNNNNNNNNNNNNNNNNNNNNNNNNNNNNNNNNNNNNNNNNNNNNNNNNNNNNNNNNNNNNNNNNNNNNNNNNNNNNNNNNNNNNNNNNNNNNNNNNNNNNNNNNNNNNNNNNNNNNNNNNNNNNNNNNNNNNNNNNNNNNNNNNNNNNNNNNNNNNNNNNNNNNNNNNNNNNNNNNNNNNNNNNNNNNNNNNNNNNNNNNNNNNNNNNNNNNNNNNNNNNNNNNNNNNNNNNNNNNNNNNNNNNNNNNNNNNNNNNNNNNNNNNNNNNNNNNNNNNNNNNNNNNNNNNNNNNNNNNNNNNNNNNNNNNNNNNNNNNNNNNNNNNNNNNNNNNNNNNNNNNNNNNNNNNNNNNNNNNNNNNNNNNNNNNNNNNNNNNNNNNNNNNNNNNNNNNNNNNNNNNNNNNNNNNNNNNNNNNNNNNNNNNNNNNNNNNNNNNNNNNNNNNNNNNNNNNNNNNNNNNNNNNNNNNNNNNNNNNNNNNNNNNNNNNNNNNNNNNNNNNNNNNNNNNNNNNNNNNNNNNNNNNNNNNNNNNNNNNNNNNNNNNNNNNNNNNNNNNNNNNNNNNNNNNNNNNNNNNNNNNNNNNNNNNNNNNNNNNNNNNNNNNNNNNNNNNNNNNNNNNNNNNNNNNNNNNNNNNNNNNNNNNNNNNNNNNNNNNNNNNNNNNNNNNNNNNNNNNNNNNNNNNNNNNNNNNNNNNNNNNNNNNNNNNNNNNNNNNNNNNNNNNNNNNNNNNNNNNNNNNNNNNNNNNNNNNNNNNNNNNNNNNNNNNNNNNNNNNNNNNNNNNNNNNNNNNNNNNNNNNNNNNNNNNNNNNNNNNNNNNNNNNNNNNNNNNNNNNNNNNNNNNNNNNNNNNNNNNNNNNNNNNNNNNNNNNNNNNNNNNNNNNNNNNNNNNNNNNNNNNNNNNNNNNNNNNNNNNNNNNNNNNNNNNNNNNNNNNNNNNNNNNNNNNNNNNNNNNNNNNNNNNNNNNNNNNNNNNNNNNNNNNNNNNNNNNNNNNNNNAGACCGTTGAGGCCACTCGCCCTCCTCAAGCCCCTCAGTCTGGTGCCCCGGGTGCCACCATCTGATCCTCCCAGAGCCCGTGCCTGGCACAGCAGGGGTGAACATGGCATGGGGGAGCCATGGCGCTCCTACCCGTGCCACGCACAGAGGCCAGAGGTGCCATGTGTGCAGGGAACGTTCTCCTGGGCCCCTCCCAGCCCCTCCGCTGGCCCCTCCCCATCCAGTAGCAGGGCTGGCGCCAGGGGTCTGCTCCTTGGCCAGGCCTAGGGGCAGGGTTCAACCTGGAAGAGCAGTGAGGACGGAGGCCACACACTGCAGGGCCCTGACGCTCAGGACCTGGCCCGAAGGCCCTGTGCAGGGAGAGGCTTACGCAGGGAAGTCGCTGGCGTACTGCCACCCCTCCTGGTCCGTGCCCCCCGGGACGCTGAAATCCACGAACCAGTCGGAAACCTGGGAGGAGTGGGTCAGTGAGGATGGGAACCCCCAAATCCAGAGGGCGGTCAGAACACTCGAGGAGGGGCGAGGAGGGGTGGGAGGGCGGATTCCCAACCCCCCAGGGGGCAGCGGGGCCTCACCCAGGCCCACTGCAGGGACGGGGGTTTCGTGCCAGCCTTGGTGCACTCCTGCAGCCCCGAGGCATCGCTCCACATGTACCGGTCCGTAGGCAGACCCCTGCGACAGGACAACAGGGCGGGTGACGAGGGAGACTGGGGAACCAACCAGCTCACTCAGACACCCCCATAACACCCTTGGTGGCAGCCCCGCAGGGAAGCACCGAGCTCCAGTCTCAGAGCCAGCTGTCTCCAGACGCTCGCACTCCTAAGAGGTGACAGCctgctgggcacggcggctcatgcctgtaatcccagcactttgggaggctgaggcaggggaatcacctgaggtcaggagttcgacaccagcctgctcaacacggtgaaaccccgtctccactaaaatataaaaaattagccaggcgtggtggtggacgcctgtagtcccagctactttggaggcttaggcaggggaatcgcttgaacctgggaggcggagggtgcagtgagctgagattgcaccactgcactccagcctggcaacagagcaagacttcgtctcaaaaaaagaagcaggggttgggggaaatttggacacagagatatGCACAGAGGAGAGAagactttctttctccttccccccccctgcccccccccccctcccctcccctcccttcccttcccttccttccacagctgtcgctctgtcacccaggctggagtgcaggggtatgatcatagttcattgcagactcgaattcctgggctcaagtgatcctcccaactcagcctcctgagtagctggaactacagacacgtgccaccacacctggctaatttatttttaaatgtcctgtagagatggagtcttgctttgttgcccaggctgatctcacctcccaaagcacagggatgacaggtgtgagtcatcacacATGGCCACATTTCTCTTGTTCAAACCATGTGGTCTGTGGTACTTTATTAGTGTCACGACAGGACACTCGAGTAGCAGGAAGCAGCACATGGGGCGGTTTTGGGGGCAGCTGTGAGGCTGAGATGCCTGGAGAACACAGCTGGGGCACGCCTTTGTGATGACCAGCTGTGGCCCTTTCGGGCTTCTCTGAGACAGACGTGGGTGcacagccctgccctgtcctccgTAAGGACTGAGGAGGACGTGAGGAGGGGGTGGAGATCcaactgtgttgccaggctgtgTGGACAATGCCCACAGTCGAGGCGGAGGTGTCCAGGATGGAAATATTTTGGCAATGTGTGCCAACCGCCTTAGAAAATCTCAAATCCCCTGATTTACTGGggtaaacacacagacacacaaatatttacACACAGGGACATCCTTTAAATGGTTCCATAGGATGCCGAAAAGGTCACTTATGGTCGAGACGTCCAAGGCTGAGTAAAGTCAGATACACTGGGTCCACCCCGGGTACGGAACGGTGAGGCCATGGAGCCACCTCCCTGTGCCTGGCCTCGTCTGCCCCCAACACACAGGATGGTCGGAAGGCCACACCCCACATGCTAATCGCAGTTGCTGTCTTTGGCTGGTGAGATTAGAGTTGTCAGAGAGTTTGTTGTTTCTATTACTGTGTATTTCATCAATTTGGAAAAGGCAGAAgcggaggccgggtgcggtggctcacgcctgacgcctgtaacctcaacactttgggaggctgaggcggatctcgggagttcaggagttggagaccagcctgaccaacagggtgaaatcctgtctactaaaaatacaaaaattagccaggtatggtggcgggcacctgtaatcccaactacttgggaggctgaggtaggagaatggcttgaacccaggaggcaagggctgcagtgagccaagatcaagccactgcacttcagcctgggcgacagagtgagattgtctcaaaaaacaaaacaaaacaaaacaaaaacaaagaaaaccaggAGAGGAAATGAACTGCATTTCTTTAGACagcctcaaaaagttaaaaaaaatgaaatttaaaacttggAATATGCCACTTATAATAGTgtccaaaaatatgaaataccatCTAATAAAAGATGTCAAAGCTCCAGTATAGAAAAGcacaggccaagcacagtggctcacacctgtaatcccagcactttgggaggctgaggcggggggatcatgaggtcgggggatcatgaggtcaggagttcgacaccagccggaccaatatggtgaaaccccgtctctactaaaaatacaaaaattagcccgtcatggtggaacacacctgtaatcccagctatttgttagtctgaggcaggagaatcgcttgaacccgggaggcggagcttgcagtgagccaagatcacgccactgcactccagcctgggcgacagggcgagactctgtctcagaaaaaaaaaaaaaagaaaaatcacaaaacctttctcttttctatctcTGGTCCTTGAATCAGGAACAGAATCTTATTAAGAAGGAATTCCATACATGTATTGGAGGTAGAAACTTTGTCAATATAGTTAGAgacttttggctgggcgcggtggctcattcctgtaaccccggcactttgggaggccaaggtgggcagatcacttgaggtcaagagttcaagaccaatctggccaacacggtgaaaccccatctctactaacaatacgaaaaattagccaggcgtggtgtcgggcgcctataatcgcagctattcgggaggttgaggcaggagaattgcgtgaacccaagaggtggagattgcagtgagccgagatcatgccactgcactccagcctgggtgacagagagagactctgtatccaaaaaaaaaNNNNNNNNNNNNNNNNNNNNNNNNNNNNNNNNNNNNNNNNNNNNNNNNNNNNNNNNNNNNNNNNNNNNNNNNNNNNNNNNNNNNNNNNNNNNNNNNNNNNNNNNNNNNNNNNNNNNNNNNNNNNNNNNNNNNNNNNNNNNNNNNNNNNNNNNNNNNNNNNNNNNNNNNNNNNNNNNNNNNNNNNNNNNNNNNNNNNNNNNNNNNNNNNNNNNNNNNNNNNNNNNNNNNNNNNNNNNNNNNNNNNNNNNNNNNNNNNNNNNNNNNNNNNNNNNNNNNNNNNNNNNNNNNNNNNNNNNNNNNNNNNNNNNNNNNNNNNNNNNNNNNNNNNNNNNNNNNNNNNNNNNNNNNNNNNNNNNNNNNNNNNNNNNNNNNNNNNNNNNNNNNNNNNNNNNNNNNNNNNNNNNNNNNNNNNNNNNNNNNNNNNNNNNNNNNNNNNNNNNNNNNNNNNNNNNNNNNNNNNNNNNNNNNNNNNNNNNNNNNNNNNNNNNNNNNNNNNNNNNNNNNNNNNNNNNNNNNNNNNNNNNNNNNNNNNNNNNNNNNNNNNNNNNNNNNNNNNNNNNNNNNNNNNNNNNNNNNNNNNNNNNNNNNNNNNNNNNNNNNNNNNNNNNNNNNNNNNNNNNNNNNNNNNNNNNNNNNNNNNNNNNNNNNNNNNNNNNNNNNNNNNNNNNNNNNNNNNNNNNNNNNNNNNNNNNNNNNNNNNNNNNNNNNNNNNNNNNNNNNNNNNNNNNNNNNNNNNNNNNNNNNNNNNNNNNNNNNNNNNNNNNNNNNNNNNNNNNNNNNNNNNNNNNNNNNNNNNNNNNNNNNNNNNNNNNNNNNNNNNNNNNNNNNNNNNNNNNNNNNNNNNNNNNNNNNNNNNNNNNNNNNNNNNNNNNNNNNNNNNNNNNNNNNNNNNNNNNNNNNNNNNNNNNNNNNNNNNNNNNNNNNNNNNNNNNNNNNNNNNNNNNNNNNNNNNNNNNNNNNNNNNNNNNNNNNNNNNNNNNNNNNNNNNNNNNNNNNNNNNNNNNNNNNNNNNNNNNNNNNNNNNNNNNNNNNNNNNNNNNNNNNNNNNNNNNNNNNNNNNNNNNNNNNNNNNNNNNNNNNNNNNNNNNNNNNNNNNNNNNNNNNNNNNNNNNNNNNNNNNNNNNNNNNNNNNNNNNNNNNNNNNNNNNNNNNNNNNNNNNNNNNNNNNNNNNNNNNNNNNNNNNNNNNNNNNNNNNNNNNNNNNNNNNNNNNNNNNNNNNNNNNNNNNNNNNNNNNNNNNNNNNNNNNNNNNNNNNNNNNNNNNNNNNNNNNNNNNNNNNNNNNNNNNNNNNNNNNNNNNNNNNNNNNNNNNNNNNNNNNNNNNNNNNNNNNNNNNNNNNNNNNNNNNNNNNNNNNNNNNNNNNNNNNNNNNNNNNNNNNNNNNNNNNNNNNNNNNNNNNNNNNNNNNNNNNNNNNNNNNNNNNNNNNNNNNNNNNNNNNNNNNNNNNNNNNNNNNNNNNNNNNNNNNNNNNNNNNNNNNNNNNNNNNNNNNNNNNNNNNNNNNNNNNNNNNNNNNNNNNNNNNNNNNNNNNNNNNNNNNNNNNNNNNNNNNNNNNNNNNNNNNNNNNNNNNNNNNNNNNNNNNNNNNNNNNNNNNNNNNNNNNNNNNNNNNNNNNNNNNNNNNNNNNNNNNNNNNNNNNNNNNNNNNNNNNNNNNNNNNNNNNNNNNNNNNNNNNNNNNNNNNNNNNNNNNNNNNNNNNNNNNNNNNNNNNNNNNNNNNNNNNNNNNNNNNNNNNNNNNNNNNNNNNNNNNNNNNNNNNNNNNNNNNNNNNNNNNNNNNNNNNNNNNNNNNNNNNNNNNNNNNNNNNNNNNNNNNNNNNNNNNNNNNNNNNNNNNNNNNNNNNNNNNNNNNNNNNNNNNNNNNNNNNNNNNNNNNNNNNNNNNNNNNNNNNNNNNNNNNNNNNNNNNNNNNNNNNNNNNNNNNNNNNNNNNNNNNNNNNNNNNNNNNNNNNNNNNNNNNNNNNNNNNNNNNNNNNNNNNNNNNNNNNNNNNNNNNNNNNNNNNNNNNNNNNNNNNNNNNNNNNNNNNNNNNNNNNNNNNNNNNNNNNNNNNNNNNNNNNNNNNNNNNNNNNNNNNNNNNNNNNNNNNNNNNNNNNNNNNNNNNNNNNNNNNNNNNNNNNNNNNNNNNNNNNNNNNNNNNNNNNNNNNNNNNNNNNNNNNNNNNNNNNNNNNNNNNNNNNNNNNNNNNNNNNNNNNNNNNNNNNNNNNNNNNNNNNNNNNNNNNNNNNNNNNNNNNNNNNNNNNNNNNNNNNNNNNNNNNNNNNNNNNNNNNNNNNNNNNNNNNNNNNNNNNNNNNNNNNNNNNNNNNNNNNNNNNNNNNNNNNNNNNNNNNNNNNNNNNNNNNNNNNNNNNNNNNNNNNNNNNNNNNNNNNNNNNNNNNNNNNNNNNNNNNNNNNNNNNNNNNNNNNNNNNNNNNNNNNNNNNNNNNNNNNNNNNNNNNNNNNNNNNNNNNNNNNNNNNNNNNNNNNNNNNNNNNNNNNNNNNNNNNNNNNNNNNNNNNNNNNNNNNNNNNNNNNNNNNNNNNNNNNNNNNNNNNNNNNNNNNNNNNNNNNNNNNNNNNNNNNNNNNNNNNNNNNNNNNNNNNNNNNNNNNNNNNNNNNNNNNNNNNNNNNNNNNNNNNNNNNNNNNNNNNNNNNNNNNNNNNNNNNNNNNNNNNNNNNNNNNNNNNNNNNNNNNNNNNNNNNNNNNNNNNNNNNNNNNNNNNNNNNNNNNNNNNNNNNNNNNNNNNNNNNNNNNNNNNNNNNNNNNNNNNNNNNNNNNNNNNNNNNNNNNNNNNNNNNNNNNNNNNNNNNNNNNNNNNNNNNNNNNNNNNNNNNNNNNNNNNNNNNNNNNNNNNNNNNNNNNNNNNNNNNNNNNNNNNNNNNNNNNNNNNNNNNNNNNNNNNNNNNNNNNNNNNNNNNNNNNNNNNNNNNNNNNNNNNNNNNNNNNNNNNNNNNNNNNNNNNNNNNNNNNNNNNNNNNNNNNNNNNNNNNNNNNNNNNNNNNNNNNNNNNNNNNNNNNCTGATATTTCCACTCCAGGgaaaaaaaggtaggaaaaaaaaaaaaaatatatatatatacatttgagacagagtctcactctgctgcccaggctggagtgcagtggcaggatcatagctcactgcagcgtggacttcccaggcttaaaggatcctccctcctcagcctcctaagtagctgggactacaggcacatgccaccattccaggctcatttttaattttttttttttgtagagacggtgtctcgctatgttgcccagcctgatcttgacctcctggcctcaagtgatcctcccaccttggcctcccaaagtgctgggactacaggtatgagccactgcttctggcccttttttttttcccattcaaatTTTCTCAGGCTAGTAATACAGCAAGCATCTTTAACTTAAAACAATGCAAGATCTCTTTCTGCTTTGTTCTTGCAGATGCTTCACGATTACAATATAAAACTTGTGCCCCCTTAACCTGCCACTCTCTACCTCGCTGGTGTTGAATTCAccagcaattttctttcttttttgagacggagtctcgctctgtaccccaggctggagtgtagtggcacgatcttggctcactgtaacctctacctcctgggttcaagcgattctcctgcctcagcctcctgagcagctgtgattacaggctcgtgccactatgctcggctaatttttgtatttttagtagacagggtttcatcacctcctggtctcgaactcctgaccttgagatccacctgcctcagcctcccaaagtgctgggattacaggcgtgagccaccatgtccaacccTCCACCAGCAAATTTCATTCTGCTTTTACCAATAAGAAACAGTCATCTGAATCACTGGGATGCATAGAGTATCATAAACTTTAACCGTGTATTTTAGTTAACTGACAGGACTTCCTTCAAAGGCAAATGCCTACAGACCATCATCTTCCTCTGCTGGGCCATCCTAGTCATCATTCTGGAAAACTCTGTTCTTTTGCCCAATAGCTTGGCACGCTCTGGTCCAGGGCTCTCTCTCATCAACAGCTTGACTGCCACAACGTTCACAACATGGGGCCTGTGGCACACCCCACGTGGATGGGTTGGGGCCACGGCACAGGTCTCGAAGGTCCTGGGTTATAAGACTGTGCAGAAGGACGGAGTCTGACCAGTGAAGCAGCCGGCAACATCTGTAGACAGTAACTAGctccaacttttgtttttgtcactgcgtcacctaggctggagtgcagtggcgcgacctcagctcattgcaacctccgcctcctgggttcaagtggttcttatacctcagcttcctgagtagctgggattacaggtgtgagctacaacGCCAgctaaattttagtatttttagtagagacagggtttcactatgttggccaggctggtctcgaacttctggcctcaagcgatccgcccgccttggcctccccgagtgctgggattacaggcatgagccactgcgtctggccccaGCTTGTTGAAATATAgtcaacaaaattaagaaatccAAGTTGGGACTTAAGTTCTTCAACAGAGCATGAGGTGCTCTGTTACAGATGATGAAAAACACTGATTAGAATTCAAaccagctgggcagggtggcgcacacctgtaatcccagcactttgtttgagaccagcctggccaacatggtgaggccctgtctctactaaaaatgcaaaaattagccaggtgtggtggtacctgcttgtagtctcagctacttgggaagctgaggcaggagaatcgcttgaacctgggaggtggaggttgcggtgagccgagatcgtgtcactgcactccagcctgggtggcagagtgagacttgatttcggaaaaaaaaaaaaaaaaaattcaaaccaaGCTTATTGGTAAGCTTAATAATCATAATTTTGTCATGTTGATAATTatgaagtgctgggaagggaagagcgtGTTCCCTTTGAATGATACGGAGgaaagtgctgggtagaggagggtGTGGTCTCTGGCTAGGGTTCCACCCCCATGGACccaggtgaggacaggcatttcctgcccaaatgttgcatttcctaAGACCACCCTGGCCGGCCACACCCCCATCCTGTATCTATAAAACCCTCAAGACCCTAAGCAGGCAGACATGCAAGCTGCTGGACGTTGCAAGGACCATGTCGCTGGAGGAACAAACACGGTGGCTAGGCCTTGAGAGGGAGGCACCGACAGGCTCTAGCATGCTGGCAGGTCACTGACCAGCACAATGACACAGAGTTTGGCTGCAACAGTTGGTCAAGGCCACTGAGTGGcccgactccaggggaaaaccttCCCACTCTATCCCCTTCTAActtcccccatctgctgagagctgcctccattcaataaaaccttgcactcattctccgaGCTCACGTGTGACCCAATTCTtccggtacaccaaggcaagaacccggGATACTGAAAACCCTCTTTCCCCGTGACAAGGTAGAGGGTGTAATTGAGTCGGTTAACACAAGCCACCTATAGACTCAAACTAAAACTAAAAGAGCACACGGTAACATGTGCCcctggggcttcagctgtaaacagtCATCCCTAGACACTGCTGTGAGGTGGGAACCCGACAGCCTGCCCGTCTGTCTACGCCCCTAGAGGTCTGAGCGCCGGGCCACTGAAGAGGCGAGCCACATGCCCATTGCAGGCCCTGCAAGGGGACAAGGGAATCTTTCCCATTTCAATGTGAACTTTTATAGCTTATTTTACtgcaaaaaaaagttttatcacaATCGCCACCAAATATGGAACACACAGCGAGGCTATGCATGTTTCTTACTGATTGATTGATGGACtggttgagacagagttttgcacttgtcacccaggctggagcgcagtggtgcgatctcagctcactgcaacctctgccttctgggttcaggtgattctcctgcctcagcctcctgagtagctgggattataggcaggcgcaaccacgcccggctaattttttgtatttttagtagtgatggggtttcatcatgttggccaggctggtctcaaactcctgacctcaggtgacccacctgcctcggcctcccaaagggctgggattacaggcgtgagtcaccacgcccggcctccatttATTTGTAAATAGGTAATTCTCAACAGTATGTTTACTCTGGATAAACATCAGTCAATGCGTAGAACGGGTAAATGTCAGCGAAATCTGTCACTTATCAGAGCACCTCAGAGTCTAGACCTGTATTTGTTCCGAACTCACGCTCTGCAAAACCACGGCTGAATGTATCCACCATACCTGCTTGTTTACCTCCAGACCTGGCAACACATTTAtcccaaatatttatttcacagcttattttaaaacaaatgtaaaaggtATCTTCAAATAAATCAGACTGAATCTCTTACCTGttgaattatttatcttttgtgaACTCAGTGCAGCCGTGGCTGGGTTATTAAACATATCGATCAAGGGACTGGTATATGCTCTGCCTGAAGGAGCGGGGGGCATCTTTGGTGAGCATTTGGAAAGGGTGTCGTAAtctttcctcacctgtgaaaaaTTATTAGTCCAATATTAGTATAACACAGAACTGGAATTACAGATTCCCAAGGCTTTTTAAATCataggctatttatttattttgagacagagtctcgctgtgttgcccaggctggagtgcagtggcgccatctcggctcactgcaacctccgcctcttgggtagctggatAATAGGCACGTACTACCAcgtccggctattttttgtatttttagtagagacgaggtttcaccacgttggccaggctggtctcgaacttctgacttcaggtgattcgcccgctaacgcctcccaaagcgctgggattataggtgtgagccaccgtgcctagccacaTTTCAGGGGGTTTGAGATGGGCAGAAAGAGTGGATCCATGTGTTCAAACTACCTGCTACATCCCAGTCTCCACATAGAGCCCAGGCTCAAAGATCAGCAAACAacaaatgtgtgaattcattactGTGAATACTTTGACGcctacttttttttcctgaagtgcCTTACATTGTGATGAATGCCATCAGAGTGTGTCTAATTTATTCTGAGACACCTATACTTCCTTCCTTGGGAGTAAACTTAGTTGGAATGATTACAATTAAAAACAGTAaggatggccgggtgcggtggctcacgcctgtaactccagcactctgggagaccaaagtgggcggatcatgaggtcaggagactgagatcatcctggctaacatggtgaaaccccatctctactaaaaatacaaaaaaattagccaggtgtggtggcgggtgcctgtagtcccagctactcgggaggctgaggcagaagaatggcgtgaacccaggaggcagagcttgtagtaagccgagatcgtgccactgcactctagcctgggtgacagagcaagactctgtatcaaaaaacaacaacaaaaaaaacccaagataATAGCGCCAAACATAGTATAAAACATGTGCCCAgcttgtggtggctcatgcctgtaatcccagcactttggcaggccagggcaggcagatcatgaggtcaggagtttgagaccagcctgaccaacatggtgaaaccctatctctactaataataccaaaattagccgggcatggtggtgtgccccagtaatcccagctactcaggaggctgaggcaggagaatcgcttgaacctgggaggtggaggttgcagtgagccgagatcgcaccactgcactccagcctgggcgacaaaacaaGACAGACTCGGCctcaacaacaaaagacaaacgTGTGCCCAGCCACCTTCACCCCTAAAGGGAAGGGGATACAGCTGTGAAAAGGTGGTCCTGGAAGTACTAAAGGAGGACCTGTGATTCCCACCAACAAAGGCAAACGTAGCCCAGATCAAGGTAGGAAACACATGATTGAAATCTGGAAGAGAAAACTGGCTCCTACCACATTGCTTCTCTCGATCATGGGTGAAGGCTGAGGCGTTCCGGACACGGGAGTAGAGGCTGGGGTCTTTATTTCTTCGATCATATTCATGATTTTCTCTGGCACTTTGATGGCATCAACACAGGTCTCCTGCCACCGGGGCAGCTTGGAATTCAGTAGTTCTGCAGACTGCAAAGCCAAAAGAAGAAGACTAAAGACAAAGATGATTGTCTGAAGAGCTGAGAAAAATGACATCACGTCATATCGCTGATAACGGAATTACTGGCTTAGCACCAGGAGTGTGGGGGCTCCAGGTTAAACTACTAGGTGAGCACTTTGAGCGCCTAGAGGATCTGCTGTGTCTCACTGGCCAAGAGGGGCAGAGGCTCTGACTCTACAGGAATTTCCTGCTCCCTCGGTGTGAATACATAGCATGGGACTAATACGGAGATGGTCAATGGTTACGAACAAGAACGGAAActcaaagggagggagggagcaatcTGTATGAATCCCGTTTTCCAGGTGGCCCCAGAAACGTCAACCATCACTTTCTCCCTCCCACTGCTATTAAAAGCAGCACCTCCAACACAGGCCACCGGCCCGGGAGTTGACTCTGACAGATTCAGACATTAGAGAAGTGAATCAGACTGTCCCGAGAGTCTGTCTACGGGGAAGAGGGGCCGTGGGTGAGTGGTGGGCAGTGCTGAGCGATGCCCCCCACACCACAGGCCAAACAAGGCTTTGCAGAGCAGACCTGACCAGCAGGGACGAGAACCCgcaaccctggaggcagagcgcCCCTCCAGCACCCACAAGCCTGGCTCTGCTGACAACTGGACTCTGAGAGGCCCCCCAAGCGCTTCCAGTGAACACCTGTTCTGAACGGCACTCTGGTTGGAAAAGGGGAGGCAGGGGCCTGTCCTG
It includes:
- the BAIAP2L1 gene encoding brain-specific angiogenesis inhibitor 1-associated protein 2-like protein 1, translated to MSRGPEEVNRLTESTYRNVMEQFNPGLRNLINLGKNYEKAVNAMILAGKAYYDGVAKIGEIATGSPVSTELGHVLIEISSTHKKLNESLDENFKKFHKEIIHELEKKIELDVKYMNATLKRYQTEHKNKLESLEKSQAELKKIRRKSQGGRNALKYEHKEIEYVETVTSRQSEIQKFIADGCKEALLEEKRRFCFLVDKHCGFTNHIHYYHLQSAELLNSKLPRWQETCVDAIKVPEKIMNMIEEIKTPASTPVSGTPQPSPMIERSNVVRKDYDTLSKCSPKMPPAPSGRAYTSPLIDMFNNPATAALSSQKINNSTEKPERATAGHHKGVPQLCSPGISASQLPPKPPHVLLPATRVSCRDTNKECERLETAGSETGARCFPAGLPPRVLWGCLSELVGSPVSLVTRPVVLSQGSAYGPVHVERCLGAAGVHQGWHETPVPAVGLGFRLVRGFQRPGGHGPGGVAVRQRLPCVSLSLHRAFGPGPERQGPAVCGLRPHCSSRLNPAPRPGQGADPWRQPCYWMGRGQRRGWEGPRRTFPAHMAPLASVRGTGRSAMAPPCHVHPCCARHGLWEDQMVAPGAPD